The Euphorbia lathyris chromosome 2, ddEupLath1.1, whole genome shotgun sequence genome includes a window with the following:
- the LOC136220945 gene encoding pentatricopeptide repeat-containing protein At4g21065 yields the protein MQKVRTLYLHQHPEQIKFTNHFRNLYSTRNSSSTIDFNRHLNDLSKGGNIDDARHLFDKMPHRDEFSWNIMLAAYANSGRLMEANQLFHQAPLKSSITWSSLISGYCKHGCEIEAFELYRKMKFEGYRPNQYTLGSLLRLCSRTGLIRRGEQIHGYAIKIKLDCNDFVATSLIDMYAKCEYILEAECVFEMVRDKKNHATWTAMLGGYSHNGDGLKAMEFFRDLRIAGVEANQFTFPSILTVCGGVSALYFGIQVHNCVILCGFGANIFVQSSLVDMYAKCGSLDSAKRVLREMDVDDVISWNSIIVGCARLGFQEEALSLFHQMHMRGMKVDEYSYPSVLNCFAGMKDVENAKSIHSLIVKAGFAAYKLVNNALVDMYAKQGELDCAFMVFKQMPEKDVISWTSLITGCSYNGSHEEAVKLFCNMRNVGVFLDQIALASVLSACAELTVMEFGQQVHAIIVKSGLGSSLSVDNSLLTMYAKCGSIEDASCVFDSMRTRDVISWTALIVGFAQNGRGKDSLRFYDRMIVTGIKPDFITFIGLLFACSHTGLVEDGRRYFESMDKEYGIKPGPQHYACMIDLFGRSGKLAEAKELLKQMVVEPDATVWKSLLAACRTHRELELGEIAANNLFELEPNNSMPYILLSNMYSVAGRWEDAARIRRSMKAKGISKEPGYSWTEWNSKVHVFMSEDRNHPMMNEIYSNIDEIIRLIKEAGYVADMNFALHDMDREGKELGLAYHSEKLAISFGLLTVPKGAPIRIFKNLRVCGDCHTAMKYISKVYLRHIILRDSNCFHHFRNGECSCRDYW from the coding sequence ATGCAAAAAGTACGAACTTTATACTTGCATCAGCATCCTGAGCAAATCAAATTCACCAATCACTTCCGCAATCTATATTCAACTAGAAATTCTTCTTCAACAATTGATTTCAATCGACATTTGAATGATTTATCAAAAGGGGGGAACATAGATGATGCACGCCACTTGTTCGACAAAATGCCACACAGAGATGAGTTTTCCTGGAACATAATGCTTGCCGCATATGCAAATTCAGGCAGATTAATGGAAGCAAATCAACTATTTCATCAAGCTCCATTGAAGAGTTCAATCACTTGGTCTAGTCTTATATCTGGTTACTGTAAACATGGCTgcgaaattgaagcttttgAGTTGTATCGGAAAATGAAATTCGAAGGATACCGGCCGAATCAGTATACACTCGGAAGTTTACTTAGATTGTGCTCGAGAACGGGGTTGATTCGGAGAGGTGAACAGATTCACGGGTATgcgattaaaattaaacttgATTGCAATGATTTTGTTGCTACTAGTCTGATTGATATGTATGCGAAATGCGAGTACATTTTGGAAGCTGAGTGTGTTTTTGAAATGGTGAGAGATAAGAAAAATCATGCGACCTGGACAGCTATGCTTGGTGGATATTCTCATAATGGAGATGGATTGAAAGCAATGGAGTTTTTTAGGGATTTGAGAATTGCAGGAGTTGAGGCTAATCAATTCACATTTCCTAGCATTTTGACAGTATGTGGGGGAGTTTCAGCTCTGTATTTTGGGATTCAGGTACATAATTGCGTAATTTTGTGCGGTTTTGGTGCGAATATATTTGTGCAAAGTTCATTAGTTGATATGTATGCAAAATGTGGGAGCTTGGATAGTGCAAAGAGGGTGTTGCGGGAGATGGATGTCGATGATGTGATTTCGTGGAATTCGATTATTGTAGGGTGTGCTAGGTTGGGGTTTCAAGAGGAAGCGTTGTCGTTGTTTCATCAAATGCACATGAGGGGTATGAAAGTCGATGAATACTCGTATCCGTCTGTTTTGAATTGTTTTGCAGGTATGAAGGATGTAGAGAATGCGAAATCTATCCATTCTTTGATAGTTAAAGCTGGATTTGCTGCGTATAAGCTCGTGAACAATGCTCTTGTCGACATGTATGCTAAACAAGGGGAGTTAGATTGCGCGTTTATGGTGTTTAAACAGATGCCGGAGAAAGATGTTATCTCATGGACCTCGTTGATTACAGGGTGTTCGTATAACGGCTCTCACGAAGAGGCTGTCAAGTTGTTTTGTAATATGAGAAATGTAGGTGTGTTTCTGGATCAGATTGCTCTTGCTAGTGTTCTGAGTGCGTGTGCGGAACTAACAGTCATGGAATTCGGTCAGCAAGTTCACGCAATCATCGTCAAGTCCGGTCTTGGTTCGTCCTTATCGGTAGATAACTCTCTTTTGACAATGTATGCAAAGTGTGGGAGTATAGAAGATGCGAGTTGCGTTTTCGATTCTATGCGAACTCGAGATGTCATCAGTTGGACAGCTTTAATAGTTGGATTTGCACAAAATGGTAGAGGAAAAGATTCGCTACGTTTTTATGATCGAATGATCGTTACGGGCATAAAACCAGATTTCATTACATTCATTGGTTTACTATTTGCTTGCAGCCATACCGGTCTTGTGGAGGATGGTCGCCGCTACTTTGAATCAATGGACAAGGAATACGGGATCAAGCCAGGTCCTCAACATTACGCGTGTATGATCGATCTTTTCGGACGCTCAGGGAAGCTAGCCGAGGCCAAGGAATTACTTAAACAAATGGTTGTAGAACCCGATGCAACGGTTTGGAAGTCGTTGCTCGCTGCTTGCAGAACGCACAGGGAGCTGGAATTGGGGGAGATAGCAGCAAACAACCTCTTTGAACTGGAACCGAACAACTCGATGCCTTACATACTGTTATCGAATATGTATTCTGTTGCAGGCCGATGGGAAGACGCTGCAAGAATACGAAGATCGATGAAGGCCAAGGGAATTAGTAAAGAACCCGGGTACAGTTGGACGGAATGGAACAGCAAAGTTCACGTTTTTATGTCTGAGGATAGGAATCATCCAATGATGAATGAGATTTATTCAAATATTGATGAGATAATCAGATTAATTAAGGAAGCCGGCTATGTTGCGGATATGAATTTCGCCCTTCACGACATGGACAGAGAAGGCAAGGAGCTTGGTTTGGCTTATCATAGCGAGAAGTTAGCAATTTCATTCGGGCTTCTCACCGTGCCAAAGGGTGCACCGATACGCATTTTCAAGAACCTTCGGGTTTGCGGAGATTGCCATACTGCTATGAAGTATATATCGAAAGTATATCTTCGGCATATTATTTTGAGGGACTCAAATTGTTTCCATCATTTCAGAAATGGAGAATGTTCTTGTAGAGATTACTGGTAA
- the LOC136220870 gene encoding shaggy-related protein kinase epsilon-like isoform X2 — MNVVRRLKTIASGRNSVSSDPGGDSFTKRVKVDQAAEQKANGELNLDERNTTGLEQHMASTSLDNAASTSKPSTKNRNEKSGRDQLPKMHEMKIRDERTNHDEKDIESAVVSGNGAEAGHIIATTVNGRNGQPKQTVSFMAERVVGTGSFGVVYQAKCLETGEVVAIKKVLQDRRYKNRELQIMRMLNHPNVLELKHCFFSSTEKDELYLNLVLDYMPETVHRVSRHYSKMSHQHMPTIYVQLYMYQICRGLNYLHRVIRVCHRDIKPQNLLVNSRTHQLKICDFGSAKMLVPGEPNISYICSRYYRAPELIFGATSYTTAIDMWSAGCVLAELLLGQPMFPGESGVDQLVEIIKVLGTPAREEIKCMNPNYTEFKFPQIKAHPWHKIFHKRMPAEAVDLVSRLLQYSPNLRCTALEACAHPFFDDLRDPNACLPNGRELPPLFNFTAQELGGASTELRKRLIPEHARKEDC; from the exons ATGAATGTGGTGCGTCGGTTGAAGACTATTGCTTCTGGTCGAAATTCCGTCTCCTCCGATCCT GGTGGAGACTCCTTCACAAAGAGGGTGAAAGTTGATCAAGCAGCAGAGCAGAAGGCCAATGGAGAGTTAAATTTAGATGAGAGAAATACGACAGGTCTCGAGCAGCATATGGCTTCTACTTCTCTGGATAATGCTGCAAGCACATCAAAACCATCTACTAAGAACAGAAATGAAAAATCAGGCCGTGATCAGCTTCCAAAAATGCATGAAATGAAGATCAGAGATGAAAGAACCAACCATGATGAAAAG GACATAGAGTCCGCTGTTGTGAGTGGTAATGGTGCAGAAGCCGGACATATAATTGCAACTACAGTGAATGGTCGGAATGGACAACCAAAACAG ACAGTCTCCTTCATGGCAGAGCGTGTGGTTGGCACTGGTTCATTCGGTGTTGTCTATCAG GCTAAGTGTTTGGAAACTGGTGAAGTAGTTGCAATAAAGAAGGTCCTGCAAGATAGGAGATACAAAAACAGAGAACTTCAGATCATGCGCATGCTCAATCACCCTAACGTTCTTGAACTGAAGCATTGTTTCTTTTCCTCTACTGAAAAGGATGAACTATATCTTAACCTTGTCCTAGATTATATGCCGGAGACCGTCCACCGAGTTTCTAGGCACTATAGTAAGATGAGCCACCAGCATATGCCTACCATATATGTGCAACTTTACATGTACCAG ATTTGCCGTGGTCTAAATTACTTGCATCGCGTCATTCGTGTGTGCCATCGTGATATTAAGCCACAGAATTTGCTG GTTAATTCCCGTACTCACCAGCTAAAGATTTGTGATTTTGGAAGTGCGAAGATGCTG GTACCAGGTGAACCCAACATATCGTATATTTGCTCCCGGTATTATAGGGCACCCGAGCTTATATTCGGAGCTACATCTTATACAACTGCAATTGATATGTGGTCTGCTGGTTGTGTTTTGGCTGAACTTCTTCTCGGTCAG CCAATGTTTCCTGGGGAAAGTGGTGTCGATCAGCTAGTGGAAATTATAAAG GTTTTGGGAACTCCAGCCAGAGAAGAAATTAAGTGCATGAATCCAAATTACACTGAATTTAAGTTCCCTCAGATTAAAGCTCACCCGTGGCACAAG ATATTTCACAAGCGAATGCCTGCTGAAGCAGTCGATCTCGTATCAAGGCTGTTGCAGTATTCACCGAATTTACGTTGCACTGCT CTGGAGGCGTGTGCTCACCCTTTCTTCGATGATTTAAGAGACCCCAATGCGTGTTTGCCCAACGGACGAGAGCTACCTCCTTTGTTCAATTTCACAGCCCAAG AGCTGGGCGGAGCATCTACTGAACTGCGCAAGCGTCTCATCCCGGAGCATGCAAGGAAAGAGGATTGCTGA
- the LOC136220870 gene encoding shaggy-related protein kinase epsilon-like isoform X1: protein MGFWNQPICQFLLHYYWSNTEGRYHGGDSFTKRVKVDQAAEQKANGELNLDERNTTGLEQHMASTSLDNAASTSKPSTKNRNEKSGRDQLPKMHEMKIRDERTNHDEKDIESAVVSGNGAEAGHIIATTVNGRNGQPKQTVSFMAERVVGTGSFGVVYQAKCLETGEVVAIKKVLQDRRYKNRELQIMRMLNHPNVLELKHCFFSSTEKDELYLNLVLDYMPETVHRVSRHYSKMSHQHMPTIYVQLYMYQICRGLNYLHRVIRVCHRDIKPQNLLVNSRTHQLKICDFGSAKMLVPGEPNISYICSRYYRAPELIFGATSYTTAIDMWSAGCVLAELLLGQPMFPGESGVDQLVEIIKVLGTPAREEIKCMNPNYTEFKFPQIKAHPWHKIFHKRMPAEAVDLVSRLLQYSPNLRCTALEACAHPFFDDLRDPNACLPNGRELPPLFNFTAQELGGASTELRKRLIPEHARKEDC, encoded by the exons ATGGGTTTCTGGAATCAGCCTATATGTCAGTTTTTGCTTCATTATTATTGGTCCAATACTGAGGGAAGATACCAT GGTGGAGACTCCTTCACAAAGAGGGTGAAAGTTGATCAAGCAGCAGAGCAGAAGGCCAATGGAGAGTTAAATTTAGATGAGAGAAATACGACAGGTCTCGAGCAGCATATGGCTTCTACTTCTCTGGATAATGCTGCAAGCACATCAAAACCATCTACTAAGAACAGAAATGAAAAATCAGGCCGTGATCAGCTTCCAAAAATGCATGAAATGAAGATCAGAGATGAAAGAACCAACCATGATGAAAAG GACATAGAGTCCGCTGTTGTGAGTGGTAATGGTGCAGAAGCCGGACATATAATTGCAACTACAGTGAATGGTCGGAATGGACAACCAAAACAG ACAGTCTCCTTCATGGCAGAGCGTGTGGTTGGCACTGGTTCATTCGGTGTTGTCTATCAG GCTAAGTGTTTGGAAACTGGTGAAGTAGTTGCAATAAAGAAGGTCCTGCAAGATAGGAGATACAAAAACAGAGAACTTCAGATCATGCGCATGCTCAATCACCCTAACGTTCTTGAACTGAAGCATTGTTTCTTTTCCTCTACTGAAAAGGATGAACTATATCTTAACCTTGTCCTAGATTATATGCCGGAGACCGTCCACCGAGTTTCTAGGCACTATAGTAAGATGAGCCACCAGCATATGCCTACCATATATGTGCAACTTTACATGTACCAG ATTTGCCGTGGTCTAAATTACTTGCATCGCGTCATTCGTGTGTGCCATCGTGATATTAAGCCACAGAATTTGCTG GTTAATTCCCGTACTCACCAGCTAAAGATTTGTGATTTTGGAAGTGCGAAGATGCTG GTACCAGGTGAACCCAACATATCGTATATTTGCTCCCGGTATTATAGGGCACCCGAGCTTATATTCGGAGCTACATCTTATACAACTGCAATTGATATGTGGTCTGCTGGTTGTGTTTTGGCTGAACTTCTTCTCGGTCAG CCAATGTTTCCTGGGGAAAGTGGTGTCGATCAGCTAGTGGAAATTATAAAG GTTTTGGGAACTCCAGCCAGAGAAGAAATTAAGTGCATGAATCCAAATTACACTGAATTTAAGTTCCCTCAGATTAAAGCTCACCCGTGGCACAAG ATATTTCACAAGCGAATGCCTGCTGAAGCAGTCGATCTCGTATCAAGGCTGTTGCAGTATTCACCGAATTTACGTTGCACTGCT CTGGAGGCGTGTGCTCACCCTTTCTTCGATGATTTAAGAGACCCCAATGCGTGTTTGCCCAACGGACGAGAGCTACCTCCTTTGTTCAATTTCACAGCCCAAG AGCTGGGCGGAGCATCTACTGAACTGCGCAAGCGTCTCATCCCGGAGCATGCAAGGAAAGAGGATTGCTGA